The proteins below are encoded in one region of Sphaerodactylus townsendi isolate TG3544 linkage group LG06, MPM_Stown_v2.3, whole genome shotgun sequence:
- the PHLDB3 gene encoding pleckstrin homology-like domain family B member 3 isoform X2 → MDMGPAYLEENGGDSPDSQQSLTQLTFTQKTDRKVIVLGSDQSDSSSCVFSVRSSVKGSIGLQRTASLPRRRGDRLATRPAQRPISLHGALDPSLLAAQLSGGGNGSYLSGTGLQYSRLNNPLFQLLGGQGAVGQLGGATQGAYNLGNCITTLAEMERKVREALAERERLLQEREAKRAAEEARCMELTPSTKTPDPVEIQELKPATFDLRKHLEASGHSVDTCPQVRVSSKVCKGYLVKMGGRIKTWKKRWFTFDRLKRVLAYYADKEETKLKGVIYFQAIEEVYYDHLRSAFKSPNPKLTFCVKTYDRLFCMVAPSPEAMRIWIDAIVTAAEENARY, encoded by the exons ATGGATATGGGCCCAGCGTATCTAGAAGAGAATGGGGGGGACTCTCCAGACAGCCAGCAATCCCTCACTCAG CTTACTTTCACCCAAAAGACAGATCGCAAGGTCATTGTGTTGGGCTCCGACCAGTCCGACTCGTCCTCCTGTGTCTTCTCCGTCCGCAGCTCTGTCAAG GGCTCAATCGGACTGCAGAGAACCGCAAGTCTGCCCCGGAGGCGTGGGGATCGCCTGGCCACCAGACCTGCACAGCGTCCCATCTCGTTGCATG GTGCACTAGACCCCAGTTTACTGGCAGCACAGCTATCTGGCGGAGGCAACGGGTCCTACCTGAGTGGCACGGGCTTGCAGTACTCCCGTCTCAACAACCCCCTCTTCCAGCTGTTGGGTGGCCAAGGTGCTGTGGGCCAGCTGGGAGGAGCTACTCAAGGAGCTTACAA tCTGGGGAATTGCATCACCACCCTGGCTGAGATGGAACGGAAGGTGCGGGAAGCCCTGGCAGAGAGAGAGCGGCTGCTGCAGGAAAGG GAAGCCAAGAGAGCTGCCGAGGAGGCCAGATGCATGGAGCTGACCCCGTCAACAAAG ACTCCTGATCCCGTGGAGATCCAGGAGTTGAAGCCCGCCACGTTCGATTTGCGTAAACACCTGGAGGCTTCCGGGCACAGCGTGGATACCTGCCCACAGGTGCGGGTAAGCAGCAAGGTCTGCAAAGGCTACCTGGTCAAGATGGGCGGCAGGATCAAGACCTGGAAAAAGCGCTGGTTCACCTTTGACCGGCTGAAGCGTGTCCTGGCATATTATGCAg ACAAAGAAGAGACAAAGCTCAAAGGAGTAATTTACTTCCAAGCTATTGAAGAGGTCTATTATGACCACCTCCGGAGCGCCTTCAAG AGCCCCAATCCCAAACTGACCTTCTGCGTCAAGACATATGACCGTCTCTTCTGTATGGTGGCCCCCAGTCCTGAAGCCATGCGCATCTGGATAGACGCGATCGTCACAGCGGCAGAGGAGAATGCTCGCTACTAA
- the PHLDB3 gene encoding pleckstrin homology-like domain family B member 3 isoform X1, protein MDMGPAYLEENGGDSPDSQQSLTQLTFTQKTDRKVIVLGSDQSDSSSCVFSVRSSVKGSIGLQRTASLPRRRGDRLATRPAQRPISLHGALDPSLLAAQLSGGGNGSYLSGTGLQYSRLNNPLFQLLGGQGAVGQLGGATQGAYNLGNCITTLAEMERKVREALAERERLLQEREAKRAAEEARCMELTPSTKLCCAAPVQTPDPVEIQELKPATFDLRKHLEASGHSVDTCPQVRVSSKVCKGYLVKMGGRIKTWKKRWFTFDRLKRVLAYYADKEETKLKGVIYFQAIEEVYYDHLRSAFKSPNPKLTFCVKTYDRLFCMVAPSPEAMRIWIDAIVTAAEENARY, encoded by the exons ATGGATATGGGCCCAGCGTATCTAGAAGAGAATGGGGGGGACTCTCCAGACAGCCAGCAATCCCTCACTCAG CTTACTTTCACCCAAAAGACAGATCGCAAGGTCATTGTGTTGGGCTCCGACCAGTCCGACTCGTCCTCCTGTGTCTTCTCCGTCCGCAGCTCTGTCAAG GGCTCAATCGGACTGCAGAGAACCGCAAGTCTGCCCCGGAGGCGTGGGGATCGCCTGGCCACCAGACCTGCACAGCGTCCCATCTCGTTGCATG GTGCACTAGACCCCAGTTTACTGGCAGCACAGCTATCTGGCGGAGGCAACGGGTCCTACCTGAGTGGCACGGGCTTGCAGTACTCCCGTCTCAACAACCCCCTCTTCCAGCTGTTGGGTGGCCAAGGTGCTGTGGGCCAGCTGGGAGGAGCTACTCAAGGAGCTTACAA tCTGGGGAATTGCATCACCACCCTGGCTGAGATGGAACGGAAGGTGCGGGAAGCCCTGGCAGAGAGAGAGCGGCTGCTGCAGGAAAGG GAAGCCAAGAGAGCTGCCGAGGAGGCCAGATGCATGGAGCTGACCCCGTCAACAAAG CTTTGCTGTGCTGCTCCCGTGCAGACTCCTGATCCCGTGGAGATCCAGGAGTTGAAGCCCGCCACGTTCGATTTGCGTAAACACCTGGAGGCTTCCGGGCACAGCGTGGATACCTGCCCACAGGTGCGGGTAAGCAGCAAGGTCTGCAAAGGCTACCTGGTCAAGATGGGCGGCAGGATCAAGACCTGGAAAAAGCGCTGGTTCACCTTTGACCGGCTGAAGCGTGTCCTGGCATATTATGCAg ACAAAGAAGAGACAAAGCTCAAAGGAGTAATTTACTTCCAAGCTATTGAAGAGGTCTATTATGACCACCTCCGGAGCGCCTTCAAG AGCCCCAATCCCAAACTGACCTTCTGCGTCAAGACATATGACCGTCTCTTCTGTATGGTGGCCCCCAGTCCTGAAGCCATGCGCATCTGGATAGACGCGATCGTCACAGCGGCAGAGGAGAATGCTCGCTACTAA
- the PHLDB3 gene encoding pleckstrin homology-like domain family B member 3 isoform X4 has product MERKVREALAERERLLQEREAKRAAEEARCMELTPSTKLCCAAPVQTPDPVEIQELKPATFDLRKHLEASGHSVDTCPQVRVSSKVCKGYLVKMGGRIKTWKKRWFTFDRLKRVLAYYADKEETKLKGVIYFQAIEEVYYDHLRSAFKSPNPKLTFCVKTYDRLFCMVAPSPEAMRIWIDAIVTAAEENARY; this is encoded by the exons ATGGAACGGAAGGTGCGGGAAGCCCTGGCAGAGAGAGAGCGGCTGCTGCAGGAAAGG GAAGCCAAGAGAGCTGCCGAGGAGGCCAGATGCATGGAGCTGACCCCGTCAACAAAG CTTTGCTGTGCTGCTCCCGTGCAGACTCCTGATCCCGTGGAGATCCAGGAGTTGAAGCCCGCCACGTTCGATTTGCGTAAACACCTGGAGGCTTCCGGGCACAGCGTGGATACCTGCCCACAGGTGCGGGTAAGCAGCAAGGTCTGCAAAGGCTACCTGGTCAAGATGGGCGGCAGGATCAAGACCTGGAAAAAGCGCTGGTTCACCTTTGACCGGCTGAAGCGTGTCCTGGCATATTATGCAg ACAAAGAAGAGACAAAGCTCAAAGGAGTAATTTACTTCCAAGCTATTGAAGAGGTCTATTATGACCACCTCCGGAGCGCCTTCAAG AGCCCCAATCCCAAACTGACCTTCTGCGTCAAGACATATGACCGTCTCTTCTGTATGGTGGCCCCCAGTCCTGAAGCCATGCGCATCTGGATAGACGCGATCGTCACAGCGGCAGAGGAGAATGCTCGCTACTAA
- the PHLDB3 gene encoding pleckstrin homology-like domain family B member 3 isoform X3, whose product MDMGPAYLEENGGDSPDSQQSLTQGSIGLQRTASLPRRRGDRLATRPAQRPISLHGALDPSLLAAQLSGGGNGSYLSGTGLQYSRLNNPLFQLLGGQGAVGQLGGATQGAYNLGNCITTLAEMERKVREALAERERLLQEREAKRAAEEARCMELTPSTKLCCAAPVQTPDPVEIQELKPATFDLRKHLEASGHSVDTCPQVRVSSKVCKGYLVKMGGRIKTWKKRWFTFDRLKRVLAYYADKEETKLKGVIYFQAIEEVYYDHLRSAFKSPNPKLTFCVKTYDRLFCMVAPSPEAMRIWIDAIVTAAEENARY is encoded by the exons ATGGATATGGGCCCAGCGTATCTAGAAGAGAATGGGGGGGACTCTCCAGACAGCCAGCAATCCCTCACTCAG GGCTCAATCGGACTGCAGAGAACCGCAAGTCTGCCCCGGAGGCGTGGGGATCGCCTGGCCACCAGACCTGCACAGCGTCCCATCTCGTTGCATG GTGCACTAGACCCCAGTTTACTGGCAGCACAGCTATCTGGCGGAGGCAACGGGTCCTACCTGAGTGGCACGGGCTTGCAGTACTCCCGTCTCAACAACCCCCTCTTCCAGCTGTTGGGTGGCCAAGGTGCTGTGGGCCAGCTGGGAGGAGCTACTCAAGGAGCTTACAA tCTGGGGAATTGCATCACCACCCTGGCTGAGATGGAACGGAAGGTGCGGGAAGCCCTGGCAGAGAGAGAGCGGCTGCTGCAGGAAAGG GAAGCCAAGAGAGCTGCCGAGGAGGCCAGATGCATGGAGCTGACCCCGTCAACAAAG CTTTGCTGTGCTGCTCCCGTGCAGACTCCTGATCCCGTGGAGATCCAGGAGTTGAAGCCCGCCACGTTCGATTTGCGTAAACACCTGGAGGCTTCCGGGCACAGCGTGGATACCTGCCCACAGGTGCGGGTAAGCAGCAAGGTCTGCAAAGGCTACCTGGTCAAGATGGGCGGCAGGATCAAGACCTGGAAAAAGCGCTGGTTCACCTTTGACCGGCTGAAGCGTGTCCTGGCATATTATGCAg ACAAAGAAGAGACAAAGCTCAAAGGAGTAATTTACTTCCAAGCTATTGAAGAGGTCTATTATGACCACCTCCGGAGCGCCTTCAAG AGCCCCAATCCCAAACTGACCTTCTGCGTCAAGACATATGACCGTCTCTTCTGTATGGTGGCCCCCAGTCCTGAAGCCATGCGCATCTGGATAGACGCGATCGTCACAGCGGCAGAGGAGAATGCTCGCTACTAA